The genomic window GAGCAGCTCAGCCAGATCGAGGACGTCGTGGTGAAGAAGCCGAGCGCGATCGTCTTCACGCCGGTCGACTACAAGGCGATGGTGCCGGGGGTCGAGAAGATCAACGAGGCCAAAATCCCGGTCGTCAACATCACCGACCGCTCCGCCGGCGGCAAGTTCCTCTCCTTCGTCGGCGCCGACGATTACAGCCTTGGGCTCGAGACCGCGCGCTACCTGCTCAAGACGCTGGGCGGCAAGGGCAACATCGTCATCATCGAGGGCGTCAAGGGCTCGCTGACCAATGTCGACCGCGTCCGCGGCTTCAACGCTGCGCTGAAGGAGGCTCCGGGGGCCAAGCTGCTGGCCTCGCAGCCCGGCAATTACCAGCGGCTGCAGGCGCTCCAGGTGATGGAGAACCTGATGCAGTCGAACTCGCAGATCGACGGCGTGCTCGCCGCCAACGACGCCATGGCGGTCGGCGCGATCGAGGCGCTCGACGGCGCGAACCGCAAGGCCCAGGTGATCGGCATCAACGGCACCAAGGAAGCGATCGACGCGATCAAATCAGGCAAGCTGCTCGCGAGCGGCGACTATAACGGATTTGCGCAAGGGTGCCTCGGCACCATGATGGCGATCCGCTCCTTGCGCAACCAGCCGGTCATCAGCGAGATCGTGCTGAAGCCGACCGTCATCACCAAGGACAATTTTGGGCCGTTCGACGTGCCGCTGGAGCAGCGGACCTGCCCGACCTTCGAGGAAGCGGGCAAGCTCGGCGCCAAGTAGACTAACCGATCACGTCAAGCACGGACGGCCGCCGCCGCGGCCGTCCCAAGAACTGAAGCAAGAAACGGAGACCACCATGCTGTTCGCCATTCACGCCGTCGACCGCGCCGGCGCGCTGCCGACCCGGCTCGCCAATTACGACGCCCACAAGGCTTTCCTGAGCGACACATCGCGCTTCGGCGTCAAGATCGTGATGTCGGGGCCGCTCGTTTCCGACGACGGCGCGACCATGATCGGCAGCCTGTTCCTGATCGAGGCGCCCGGCCGTGGCGAAGTCGAGGCCTTCAACCGCGCCGATCCCTTTGCTGTCGCCGGCATCTGGGAAAAGGTCACGATCACGGGCTTCCTGCGCCGGCAGGGTTGAGGCCGGCCAAATCAAAAACGCAAAAACAACCCCATGCACAGTAGAACCGGGTTGTTTTTGCATACAAATTTCCGTCGCGTCGAGCGCGCTTTAGCTCGTCGATCGCAAAGCGCAATGGCTTCAGGTTGAATCGATTCCGGGGCGGCTCGTTCACCTCGCTCGCGGGAGAGGTCGGCGCAGCGCCGGGTGAGGGCTTTCTCCTCTAAGGGACTGTCCCATTGTGGAGACACCCTCTCCCCAACCCTCTCCCGCAAGCGGGAGAGGGAGCGCACCCTCGGTGCAGCAAACAAGCCTGATCTCATCACGCTTTAGCCGCCCGTCGCGGCAACGCCCTCTTCGAGATGACAGGCCACCCACTGCTCGGCTCCAATCGCGCGAAGCGCCGGCTCCTCGGTCCGGCAGCGATCGAAGACGAAGGGGCAGCGGGTGTGGAAGCGGCATCCGCGCGGCGGATTGATCGGGCTCGGCACGTCGCCCCTAAGAATGATCGGATTGCGCTGGGCACCAGGCTCGGGCAGCGGCACCGCGGAGAGCAGCGCCTTGGTGTAGGGATGTCTCGGTGCTGCAAAGATCTCGCGGCGCGGGGCGACCTCGACGATCTTGCCGAGATACATCACCGCGACGCGGTGCGTCATATGCTCGACGATCGCGAGATCATGGCTGATGAACAAGAGCGCGAGGCCGAACTCGCGCTGGAGATCTTGGAGCAGGTTGACGATCTGCGCCTTGACCGAGACGTCGAGCGCGGAGACCGCCTCGTCACACACGATCAGCTCCGGCTCGGCCGCCAACGCCCGCGCGATCCCGATGCGCTGGCGCTGGCCGCCGGAAAACTCGTGCGGCCGGCGGTTCAACGCCTCGCGCGGCAGGCGGACGGTATCCATCAGCGCGGTGACGCGCACCTCGAGGTCTTCCGCGGATTTGGCGAGACCGAAATTGCGGATCGGCTCGGCCAGGATGTCGCGCACGCGCATGCGCGGATTGAGGCTCGAGAACGGAT from Bradyrhizobium zhanjiangense includes these protein-coding regions:
- a CDS encoding sugar ABC transporter substrate-binding protein, which gives rise to MKLKLGCLTLPLLMAAAFTTGARADGETIAVFTKNQTNPFFQTVRVGADNMAKTLNAKTLQYIPTKPDSIPEQLSQIEDVVVKKPSAIVFTPVDYKAMVPGVEKINEAKIPVVNITDRSAGGKFLSFVGADDYSLGLETARYLLKTLGGKGNIVIIEGVKGSLTNVDRVRGFNAALKEAPGAKLLASQPGNYQRLQALQVMENLMQSNSQIDGVLAANDAMAVGAIEALDGANRKAQVIGINGTKEAIDAIKSGKLLASGDYNGFAQGCLGTMMAIRSLRNQPVISEIVLKPTVITKDNFGPFDVPLEQRTCPTFEEAGKLGAK
- a CDS encoding YciI family protein; protein product: MLFAIHAVDRAGALPTRLANYDAHKAFLSDTSRFGVKIVMSGPLVSDDGATMIGSLFLIEAPGRGEVEAFNRADPFAVAGIWEKVTITGFLRRQG
- a CDS encoding ABC transporter ATP-binding protein, with the translated sequence MSPPLLQVNDLKKHFPVKTGLFGRKSEFVYAVDGVSFEIARGETLSLVGESGCGKSTVGRAILRLFDITAGQVILDGQRIDDAAPSTMRQMRRRVQVVFQDPFSSLNPRMRVRDILAEPIRNFGLAKSAEDLEVRVTALMDTVRLPREALNRRPHEFSGGQRQRIGIARALAAEPELIVCDEAVSALDVSVKAQIVNLLQDLQREFGLALLFISHDLAIVEHMTHRVAVMYLGKIVEVAPRREIFAAPRHPYTKALLSAVPLPEPGAQRNPIILRGDVPSPINPPRGCRFHTRCPFVFDRCRTEEPALRAIGAEQWVACHLEEGVAATGG